The genomic interval CTCTTCATCTAATGCTATAGGTAGTGAAGTTTTGGAACACAAATTAGCCATTTCTTCAATCTGACCTTGCCTGATAGGCTGCTCAATTGAATGAATTTCTAAATCAGATAATATTTTTAACTTTTCTAAAGCATTTTTTGGTTCAAAAGCTCCGTTAGCATCAACACGTAATTCAATTTCTGATTTAGTAAATTCTTTTCGTATTGATTTTAATAATTCAATTTCTGTATTAAAATCAATGGCCCCAATCTTCATTTTAATACAAGAAAAACCATTTTCAATCTTTTCTTTGATTTGGTTTTTCATAAACTGTTGATTGCCCATCCAGACCAAACCGTTTATAGAAATTGATTGTTTCCCTTTTGTAAATTCTGAAGGAAATAATTCAAATGATGTTTTACTTTCTAGTGATAAAAAAGCCTGTTCTAATCCAAATTGGATACTTGGAAACTCAACGAGTTTTAACAATAATTTTTCTAGACCAAGAATAATGTTTTTACAAGCCCATTTTAATTTTTCTTCATAATCATGAACATCATCAATACTTAAACCTTGAAACAAACCTGTTTCTCCAACACCTATTTTTCCATCTTTTTTTAAGATGATAAACCAAGTTTCTTTGGTTCTTAAAATTCCACGAGAAGTTCCACTTGGGCTTTTAAAATTTAAAATATATTTATGATAACTGGCAGTAATCAAAATTAATTTTCTGCTAATTTCTTAAAACTATTCATATATTCTTGACTTTGTTTTTCAAACATTCCTTTAAAATAGGGAAACAAACATGCCATC from Lutibacter sp. Hel_I_33_5 carries:
- a CDS encoding o-succinylbenzoate synthase, which codes for MITASYHKYILNFKSPSGTSRGILRTKETWFIILKKDGKIGVGETGLFQGLSIDDVHDYEEKLKWACKNIILGLEKLLLKLVEFPSIQFGLEQAFLSLESKTSFELFPSEFTKGKQSISINGLVWMGNQQFMKNQIKEKIENGFSCIKMKIGAIDFNTEIELLKSIRKEFTKSEIELRVDANGAFEPKNALEKLKILSDLEIHSIEQPIRQGQIEEMANLCSKTSLPIALDEELIGVFSQDKKQQLIEIIKPQYIILKPSLIGGFSGSKKWIEIANKQSVGWWVTSALESNVGLNAIAQFTHTLQNKMPQGLGTGSLFTNNFESPLRVKNGTLHYHPTEKWNFNL